From Rhodamnia argentea isolate NSW1041297 chromosome 10, ASM2092103v1, whole genome shotgun sequence, a single genomic window includes:
- the LOC115739076 gene encoding thioredoxin-like fold domain-containing protein MRL7L, chloroplastic, with product MALQQASILQVPLCTRKGRRTVSTVLSSFKTPLKNTEGWFSLSSVNLHAPWRGEDMKSIVVGASKTSHNPKFVGGKKERDDDSSDSEYEEQDDEVKDNDPPLMDPEERQEWRRKIREVIDKYPDVEEEIDLDERRKKMQKLLADYPLVVDEDDPDWPDDADGWGFNLGQFFNKITIKNVRKEDDENDDSENEIVWQDDNYIRPIKDITTSEWEEAVFKDISPLIVLVHNRYKRPKENEKIRDELEKAVHIIWNCRLPSPRCVAVDAIKEPELISALQVSIFPEIIFTKAGKILYREKAIRTADEFSKIMAFYYYGAAKPPCLHNSEDSQEMIPCVRV from the exons ATGGCACTACAGCAAGCAAGTATTCTTCAAGTTCCGTTGTGCACTCGGAAAGGCCGCAGAACAGTTTCTACTGTACTTTCTAGCTTCAAGACTCCCTTGAAGAATACAGAGGGATGGTTTAGTCTCTCCTCGGTTAATCTTCATGCACCTTGGCGG GGTGAGGATATGAAAAGCATTGTCGTAGGAGCGTCTAAAACGTCTCATAATCCCAAATTTGTTGGTGGAAAGAAAGAGCGAGATGATGATAGCAGTGATTCTGAGTACGAGGAGCAAGATGATGAGGTGAAGGACAATGACCCTCCTCTCATGGATCCTGAAGAGAGGCAGGAGTGGAGAAGGAAAATTAGAGAAGTGATCGACAAATATCCTGACGTTGAGGAGGAGATAGACCTTGacgagaggaggaagaagatgcagaagcTCCTGGCTGATTATCCCCTCGTTGTGGACGAGGATGATCCTGATTGGCCTGATGATGCTGATGGTTGGGGTTTCAATTTGGGCCAATTCTTCAACAAAATCACCATAAAGAATGTTaggaaagaagatgatgaaaatgatgACAGTGAGAATGAAATTGTGTGGCAAGATGATAATTATATCCGCCCCATCAAAGATATCACTACTTCTGAATGGGAGGAAGCTGTTTTCAAGGATATTAGTCCTTTGATTGTTCTTGTTCATAACCGCTACAAGAG GccaaaagagaatgaaaagatCAGGGATGAGTTGGAGAAAGCCGTGCACATAATTTGGAACTGCAGACTACCTTCACCAAGA TGTGTTGCAGTTGATGCTATTAAGGAGCCTGAGCTGATATCTGCTCTACAAGTTTCCATCTTTCCTGAGATTATCTTCACTAAAGCTGGGAAGATTTTATATCGTGAAAAGG CTATTCGAACTGCGGATGAGTTTTCAAAGATAATGGCGTTCTACTACTATGGAGCAGCCAAGCCACCATGTTTGCACAACAGTGAAGATAGCCAGGAAATGATTCCATGTGTTCGAGTATAG
- the LOC115739236 gene encoding uncharacterized protein LOC115739236: MLLKSEFLCGQCSKCDTSTCPPNEAYPHKTAWDNTLIAGALQSDYVAANDRGVYSVSNIVGGKSAKYNAYFGWQSSSGSDSDYHRLSNYMDKCSGGQSYLTVDKHGKVSLRSLKSLENIAGADWKSINPPKKFNHREFRFWVSGSTGKCLTVFYGNSEK, from the exons ATGCTCCTGAAGAGTGAGTTTCTGTGCGGCCAATGCTCCAAATGTGACACGTCGACATGCCCACCAAATGAAGCCTACCCCCACAAGACTGCTTGGGACAACACTCTCATTGCCGGTGCTTTGCAATCTGATTATGTCGCCGCCAATGACAGGGGAGTTTATTCTGTCTCAAATATTGTCGGTGGCAAGTCCGCCAAATACAATGCCTATTTTGGTTGGCAATCTTCTTCCGGTTCGGATTCTGATTATCACAG ATTGAGCAACTACATGGACAAGTGCTCCGGGGGACAAAGTTACCTTACTGTGGACAAGCATGGGAAAGTGAGCCTGCGGTCATTGAAATCGCTAGAAAACATTGCCGGTGCGGACTGGAAATCTATTAACCCACCAAAGAAGTTCAACCACCGGGAATTTCGATTTTGGGTTTCCGGTAGTACTGGCAAATGCCTCACTGTTTTCTACGGGAACAGTGAGAAATGA
- the LOC115739077 gene encoding uncharacterized protein LOC115739077 — protein sequence MEGLIPMMYRAIKRNRVRSRYECLSAGASQTYNVADFYMNGQAQAQAQAQVQPHLYLGPASDKAICDQSRHRRYRSTGDYSFGLTPGGDGDDMNAWKGVAPHSKQVVRFRRSHSVLSCFTGA from the coding sequence ATGGAGGGTCTGATTCCAATGATGTACAGAGCGATAAAGAGGAACCGAGTTCGGAGCCGATACGAGTGCTTGTCGGCCGGCGCTTCTCAGACGTACAATGTTGCTGACTTCTACATGAATGGTCAGGCTCAGGCTCAGGCTCAGGCTCAGGTTCAGCCCCATTTGTATTTGGGGCCTGCCAGCGACAAGGCGATTTGTGACCAAAGCCGTCATCGCCGTTACCGCTCGACCGGAGATTATTCGTTCGGGCTCACGCCTGGCGGCGATGGGGACGACATGAACGCGTGGAAGGGCGTTGCTCCGCATTCGAAGCAGGTGGTGAGGTTCAGAAGAAGCCACAGCGTGCTCTCTTGTTTTACCGGTGCCTAG
- the LOC115739073 gene encoding uncharacterized protein LOC115739073, translating to MKRPSYSSSSNSQRKCAPAPPPATAVPGRTKNQTGRSPLRYLNGVVCHSGSSNASSSSCSSSSTTSIEAPRGCLRFFLSHSTSTKNGPNRTCASTRTPKSAPAKPSKFDLQRNRAAKMANSEVSRVVKQKKLKRSPPCLYQWQSAKISASRTGKKCSTSSEADGNVAGEFPSGSEAVKQEGIELDSAGNGHATATPISKRSGGVETGCASDKNAEENHSSGKIKTPPIQASVSPEIQCGSGLMKYSGTITSTGATADTHPCFGAGYVVSGVADRRKCRPRGILSVRENELESSISCSYGKDDDEDFSGVADKPRISPVPLPCEASVHWLLSPCNEEDEEQKDYSDNESCPFERFEEEGSVLCSLTSPSSGPVFSSDAGNKSNMTGTTTGTESDSRERNLEATSLRGLLEFDGFFQPSQCNGDVCSPTEMTPIWKDFSSKEERKLSYNVDRPDDALTVDSLGSGNVIQTPNSESSPDGYFRLLWANASHGRKDQTDSEIDLLTQPFSNATLSPDYSRSTWDPTNLNFRLDCRAMPSNSIDLAQVQNVLDSKVYLASHSSVDNLSQSNSRISWRDGLVTRIFEMDEYDFCKCMSDDEDASGSHIDLELHRSPAHGVNIQNSASENVNDNNTLGSDQFVDEKKETGEKVEGMHSPQKRSELAESISFDGGGLLASTSSDLDWNLCYKNGLFK from the coding sequence ATGAAACGGCCGTCGTACTCGTCGTCGTCCAACAGCCAGCGAAAATGCGCTCCAGCTCCGCCGCCTGCCACGGCGGTCCCGGGGAGGACGAAGAACCAGACCGGTCGGAGCCCTCTGCGGTACCTCAACGGCGTCGTCTGCCACAGCGGAAGCAGCaacgcctcctcctcctcttgctcttcttcttccaccaCCTCCATCGAAGCTCCGAGGGGTTGTCTCAGgttctttctctctcactccACTTCCACTAAGAATGGTCCCAATAGAACTTGCGCCTCGACTAGGACGCCCAAATCGGCCCCTGCAAAGCCGTCGAAATTCGATCTCCAGCGGAATCGCGCTGCGAAGATGGCCAACTCGGAGGTATCTAGAGTAGTCAAACAGAAGAAGCTCAAGAGGAGCCCTCCTTGTCTTTACCAGTGGCAATCTGCTAAAATATCCGCTTCTAGGACTGGCAAGAAATGCAGTACTTCTTCTGAAGCTGATGGCAATGTAGCTGGTGAGTTTCCATCCGGTTCCGAGGCAGTGAAGCAGGAAGGGATTGAGCTTGATTCAGCTGGAAATGGTCATGCTACTGCTACTCCAATTAGCAAGAGATCTGGTGGAGTAGAGACAGGATGTGCAAGTGATAAAAATGCAGAGGAGAACCATAGTAGTGGCAAAATCAAGACTCCTCCTATCCAGGCTTCCGTGTCTCCAGAGATACAATGCGGGTCAGGTTTGATGAAATATTCTGGAACAATCACGTCAACAGGAGCAACCGCCGACACACATCCTTGTTTTGGTGCTGGCTATGTTGTTTCAGGAGTCGCCGACAGAAGAAAATGCAGGCCTAGGGGGATTCTTAGCGTCAGAGAGAATGAGTTGGAGTCTAGCATTAGTTGTAGTTACGgcaaagatgatgatgaagattttAGTGGAGTTGCTGACAAACCTAGGATCTCGCCGGTACCTTTACCTTGCGAAGCTTCTGTGCATTGGTTGTTGTCTCCATGTaatgaggaggacgaggagCAGAAAGATTATTCAGATAATGAATCATGCCCATTTGAGAGGTTCGAAGAGGAAGGGTCTGTTCTCTGTTCTCTTACTTCACCTTCGTCTGGTCCTGTGTTTTCTTCAGATGCTGGTAATAAGAGTAATATGACTGGTACGACGACAGGTACGGAGAGTGATAGTAGGGAAAGGAATCTTGAGGCAACTTCTTTAAGAGGACTCCTTGAATTTGATGGATTCTTCCAACCTTCGCAGTGTAATGGTGATGTTTGCTCTCCAACAGAGATGACCCCTATTTGGAAGGATTTTTCTtcaaaggaagaaaggaaattgAGTTACAACGTTGATCGACCGGATGACGCATTAACTGTAGACTCATTGGGCAGTGGAAATGTTATTCAAACCCCAAACTCAGAATCAAGTCCGGACGGATATTTCCGCCTGTTGTGGGCTAATGCTTCACATGGGAGGAAGGATCAAACAGATTCTGAGATAGATCTACTGACTCAACCTTTTAGTAATGCCACTTTATCTCCAGACTACTCTAGGTCTACATGGGATCCAACAAACCTAAATTTCCGGTTGGATTGTCGGGCGATGCCATCCAACTCCATTGATTTGGCACAAGTTCAAAATGTTCTTGATAGCAAAGTATATTTGGCTTCCCATTCCAGCGTAGACAATTTATCACAATCCAATTCGAGGATATCTTGGAGAGATGGACTAGTTACTAGGATCTTTGAGATGGATGAGTATGATTTTTGCAAATGCATGTCCGATGATGAGGATGCCTCTGGCAGCCATATTGATCTAGAGTTGCATAGAAGTCCCGCACATGGTGTAAATATTCAGAATTCCGCTTCTGAAAATGTTAACGATAACAATACCTTGGGCTCAGATCAGTTTGTGgatgagaagaaagaaactgGTGAGAAAGTCGAAGGCATGCATTCCCCTCAAAAACGATCTGAATTAGCTGAGTCCATAAGCTTTGATGGAGGTGGCCTTCTTGCTTCAACTTCAAGTGATTTAGACTGGAATCTATGCTACAAGAACGGCTTATTCAAGTAG
- the LOC115739261 gene encoding probable uridine nucleosidase 2, whose amino-acid sequence MATKKKIIIDTDPGIDDAMAIFVALRSPEVEVIGLTTIYGNVYTTLATRNALHLLEVAGRTDIPVAEGSHVTITKGTKLRIADFVHGNDGLGNQNFPPPKGKPIEQSAATFLIEQANLYPGEVTVVALGPLTNIALALHQDPTFSRKIGQIVLLGGAFSVNGNVNPAAEANIFGDPDAADIVFTSGADILAVGINVTHQVVLTDADRDKLVQSNGRLAQYLSRILEVYFSYHCEAYFTKGVYLHDPTAMLAAIDPSLVTFTEGVVRVQTTGITRGLTILYNRQKRFGEHTEWSDKPTVKVAVTVDAPSVVKLVLERLMES is encoded by the exons ATGGccacgaagaagaagatcatCATCGACACCGACCCCGGCATCG ACGATGCCATGGCGATTTTCGTCGCGCTGCGGTCGCCGGAGGTGGAGGTGATTGGCTTAACCACCATATACGGGAACGTCTACACGACTCTGGCCACCAGAAATGCCTTGCACTTG ctGGAGGTTGCAGGACGGACCGACATTCCTGTGGCTGAAGGGTCCCATGTGACAATTACC aaaggtacaaagctTCGAATTGCGGATTTTGTGCATGGCAATGATGGACTTGGCAATCAAAACTTCCCTCCACCAAAAGGAAAACCAATAGAACAGTCAGCAGCCACTTTTCTCATTGAGCAAGCAAACCTTTATCCCGGGGAAGTTACTGTGGTTGCATTGGGCCCGCTCACAAATATTGCACTG GCTCTTCACCAAGATCCAACCTTTTCCAGAAAGATTGGGCAGATCGTGCTTCTTGGCGGAGCTTTTTCGGTGAATGGCAATGTGAATCCAGCAGCTGAAGCCAAT ATTTTTGGCGACCCAGATGCTGCAGACATTGTTTTTACCAGTGGGGCTGATATTCTGGCTGTAGGAATAAATGTAACCCATCAAGTTGTTTTGACAG ATGCAGATAGAGATAAGTTGGTTCAATCAAATGGAAGACTTGCTCAGTACCTTTCCAGAATCTTGGAAGTGTACTTTTCCTATCATTGCGAAGCATACTTCACCAAAG GAGTTTACCTCCATGATCCGACAGCAATGCTTGCAGCTATTGACCCTTCACTGGTAACTTTCACTGAAGGTGTGGTTAGAGTGCAAACAACCGGGATCACGAGAGGGCTCACTATACTATACAACAGACAGAAAAG GTTTGGTGAACACACAGAATGGTCCGACAAACCGACAGTGAAGGTGGCGGTGACTGTTGACGCTCCCTCTGTTGTGAAATTAGTCCTGGAGCGACTCATGGAGTCATGA
- the LOC115739231 gene encoding outer envelope pore protein 37, chloroplastic codes for MADPSSSPSPPNPNLLLPPCSPRQPLPPPPPPPPSPPPPGSEPPQPRFLFSFPKRPALRVTSEYDSESTVFLHKVSCKLLDGLAKLKLSFRNDKKGEIAEPRLAFVSKHLSIHYDVEEQNTLITSAFDVGPRLHLKAEHDVKAQQGEMSLVADLADPSYALQLSSPVPTVGLPRATLKFPLGEVSLEEREEEEVKRTLSVNGILKTQIWNGVCTAQYADEELKLRYNFKDEEMSFIPTIVLPSNAFSVALKRRFSPSSKLSYLYNFDTNYWSAVYKQTYGKDFKFKAGYDSEVRLGWASLWVGDEDGKAKAAPMKMKVQFMLQVPQDDINSSLLMFRVKKRWDI; via the exons ATGGCTGACCCATCCTCGTCACCATCTCCTCCGAACCCTAACCTCCTGCTCCCTCCGTGCTCACCTCGTCAACCCttaccgccaccgccaccgccaccgccttCGCCTCCGCCGCCCGGCTCCGAGCCGCCGCAGCCCCGATTCCTCTTCTCGTTCCCGAAGAGGCCGGCCCTCCGGGTCACCTCCGAGTACGACAGCGAGAGCACCGTCTTCCTCCACAAGGTCTCCTGCAAGCTCCTCGACGGCCTCGCCAAGCTCAAGCTCTCCTTCCGCAATGACAAGAAGGGCGAGATCGCCGAGCCTCGGCTGGCGTTCGTCTCCAAGCACCTCTCCATACACTACGACGTCGAGGAGCAGAACACGCTCATCACGTCGGCGTTCGACGTCGGCCCGAGGTTGCATCTCAAAGCCGAGCACGATGTCAAG GCACAACAAGGAGAGATGTCACTGGTTGCGGACCTTGCCGATCCCAGCTATGCGCTTCAACTGTCATCTCCTGTACCCACTGTGGGACTG CCCAGGGCAACTCTAAAGTTCCCCCTTGGTGAAGTTTCactggaagaaagagaagaggaggaagtgAAGAGAACTTTGTCAGTAAATGGGATTCTTAAAACTCAAATCTGGAATGGAGTGTGCACTGCCCAATATGCAGATGAAGAACTGAAACTAAGATACAATTTTAAG GATGAGGAGATGTCATTTATCCCAACAATTGTACTGCCTTCAAATGCTTTCTCGGTTGCGCTCAAGCGTAGATTTAGTCCTTCTAGCAAGTTGAG CTACTTGTACAATTTCGATACCAATTACTGGAGTGCAGTGTACAAGCAAACTTATGGCAAGGATTTCAAGTTTAAGGCTGGGTATGATTCGGAGGTCCGCCTAGGTTGGGCATCTCTTTGG gttggagatgaagacgGCAAAGCGAAGGCAGCGCCGATGAAGATGAAAGTTCAGTTCATGCTCCAAGTGCCACAAGACGACATTAACTCATCACTCTTGATGTTCCGTGTTAAAAAGAGGTGGGATATATGA